Proteins from a genomic interval of Gadus morhua chromosome 21, gadMor3.0, whole genome shotgun sequence:
- the LOC115534226 gene encoding macrophage mannose receptor 1-like, producing the protein MTEPLKCFYVIFSCYRMWKNIILLLSLSGLVGHHASPITKLYHHVDQKMSWTDAQRYCREQFHDLATIDNLEDLERLQASRKGSDYDIDSAWIGLYDDRTRWQWSYGNQDFKTGQDYDNWAGPEPNNVGAKQNCTMLMPQTGGWADKSCSDLAGPVCINAAGNYIYVQEEMTWYKARKYCASHHTELAIVRDATENSKIYALMNSNAWIGLHRNPWSHWSDGSRTTYLNWETGQPINYGGNQNCASMNFITADYRDKNCQDLFYVACQELQKQRSTFRIKISTEADMTNPEVQRQFVEQLSAKMAKEGVTGMQIHWIVKEGQDQKSKK; encoded by the exons ATGACAGAGCCACTAAAGTGCTTTTATGTTATATTTTCGTGTTACAGGATGTGGAAGAACATAATTCTCCTCTTAAGCCTTTCAG GGCTCGTGGGACACCATGCGTCTCCCATCACCAAACTCTACCACCACGTGGATCAGAAGATGAGCTGGACTGATGCTCAGCGCTACTGCAGGGAGCAGTTTCATGACCTGGCGACCATAGACAACCTGGAAGACCTAGAGCGGCTGCAAGCGTCCAGAAAAGGGTCCGATTATGACATTGACTCCGCATGGATCGGACTTTATGATGACCGCACCAGATGGCAGTGGTCCTACGGCAACCAAGATTTCAAAACGGGTCAAGACTATGACAATTGGGCCGGACCTGAACCAAACAACGTAGGCGCCAAACAGAACTGTACAATGCTTATGCCACAAACAGGAGGATGGGCGGATAAGAGCTGCAGCGACCTGGCCGGTCCCGTCTGCATTAATG CTGCGGGCAACTACATCTATGTCCAAGAAGAAATGACCTGGTACAAGGCGAGGAAATACTGCGCGTCTCACCACACTGAGTTGGCAATTGTGAGAGACGCGACAGAGAACAGCAAAATCTATGCATTGATGAATTCAAACGCATGGATCGGGCTCCACAGAAATCCATGGTCCCACTGGTCTGACGGGAGTAGAACCACTTACCTTAATTGGGAAACAGGCCAGCCAATAAATTATGGAGGCAATCAAAATTGTGCTTCAATGAATTTTATTACAGCAGATTATAGAGATAAAAATTGCCAGGATTTATTTTACGTCGCCTGTCAGGAACTGCAGAAACAACGCTCAACCTTTAGGATAAAGATCAGCACCGAGGCAGACATGACAAATCCGGAGGTTCAACGCCAGTTTGTTGAACAG CTCTCTGCCAAAATGGCCAAGGAAGGAGTGACTGGCATGCAAATCCATTGGATCGTGAAGGAAGGACAGGACCAGAAGAGTAAGAAATGA
- the LOC115534719 gene encoding E3 ubiquitin-protein ligase TRIM39-like, whose amino-acid sequence MASANTSWPEENFSCSICLDVFNSPVTTPCGHNFCRTCITKFWDGEVQYKCPVCNMRFYTRPDLRVNILLSEMVDRFGTSVLVKEQPHVEPGEVPCDVCTGTQLKAVKSCLVCFMSFCQTHLEPHQRFAVLKKHRLVEPMDRLEDRMCKEHDRLLELFCKTEQVCVCQFCRETDHKSHPVVPLKGEYEVKMAQLRKIEAEVLPMIQERKRKIKEIKDTVKRSKAAADREIADGVQILTALKRCIEKHRYDLNKTVEEKLKSTQKQAEDLIKELEQEIEDLTIRSIEMKPLSHTKDHLHFLQTFRSLKDPPPTRDWTTVEVRPPSYVGTLRRSLDQLEETLNMEMKKLCDDAVLKRVQQYEVDVTLDPDTANPLLILTEDWKQVYNGNVVRKLPDHPERFTNLTCVLTRQSFFSGRFYFEVQVKDKTSWRLGVARESINRKGAIMVTPEKGYWNINFNKDGLVFNDDPDVRLPLRAELQKVGVFVDYDEGVVSFYDVEARVHLYSATGCTFREPLYPFLGPGLRNRGKNSAPLIISPVNQTD is encoded by the coding sequence atggcctctgctaacacttcttggcctgaagagaacttttcatgttccatctgtctggatgtgttcaacagtccagttaccacaccatgtggacacaacttctgcagaacctgtattactaaGTTCTGGGATGGAGAAGTACAGTACAAATGTCCGGTTTGCAACATGCGTTTCTacacaagacctgatctacGTGTCAATATCCTCTTATCAGAGatggttgatcggtttggaacgTCTGTACTAGTTAAAGAGCAGCCTCATGTtgaaccaggagaagttccctgtgacgtctgtactgggacccagctgaaggctgtgaagtcctgcctagtgtgttttatgtctttctgccaaacccacctggagccacatcagagattcgcagtcctgaagaaacatcggctggtcgagcctatggaccgtctggaagacaggatgtgtaaggaacacgaccgacttctggagctcttctgcaagactgaacaggtgtgtgtgtgtcagttctgcagagagacagaccacaagtcccatcctgttgtacctctgaagggggaatatgaagtgaagatggcccagctgCGGAAGATAGAAGCTGAAGTTCTGccgatgatccaggagagaaaacgtaagattaaggagatcaaagacacagtTAAACGTAGCAAAGCagctgcagacagagagatagccgatggtgtgcagatcctcactgctctgaagcgctgcattgaaaagCACCGGTACGATCTCAACAAAACGGTtgaagagaaactgaaatccacacagaaacaagctgaagacctcatcaaagagctggagcaggaaatagaagatctgaccattAGAAGCATAGAGATGAaaccactctcacacactaaagaccacctccacttcctccagaccttcagatccctgaaggatcctccacccaccagggattggaccacggtggaggtccgtcctccgtcatacgtagggaccttgaggagatccctggatcagctggaggagacactgaacatggagatgaagaagctgtgtGATGATGCTgtactgaagagggtccagcagtatgaagtagatgttaCTCTGGATCCGGATACAGCTAATCCCCTGCTAATTTTGACTGAGGATTGGAAACAAGTATATAATGGAAATGTAGTGAGGAAACTCCCGGACCACCCTGAGAGATTTACAAATCTTACatgtgttctcacgaggcagagcttcttctcagggagattttattttgaggtccaggttaaagacaagacttcATGGcgtttaggagtggccagagagtcaaTCAATAGAAAAGGGGCGATCATGGTGACCCCTGAGAAAGGTTACTGGAATATTAACTTTAACAAGGATGGGTTGGTATTTAATGATGACCctgatgtccgtctccctctgagagctgagctccagaaggtgggggtgtttgttgattatgatgagggtgtggtctccttctatgatgtagaagccagggttcatctctACTCTGCTACCGGCTGCACCTTTAGAGAGCCCCTCTATCCATTCCTCGGTCCTGGTTTACGTAATAGAGGTaaaaactctgcccccctgatcatctcacctgtcaatcaaacagactag